The following coding sequences are from one Anolis sagrei isolate rAnoSag1 chromosome 6, rAnoSag1.mat, whole genome shotgun sequence window:
- the LOC132779607 gene encoding olfactory receptor 11A1-like — translation MQKTEMRNETIITEFLLLGFGDIQQLHIFLFIVFLVIYIMTMAANLLMVVLVVTDRHLHTPMYFFLGNLSCLETCYSSTILPRILAGLLEEKQTVSVNGCIVQLWAFVFLAVTECYLLAAMSYDRYVAICKPLHYSILMNFKICFQLIAGSWIGSFVIDTILLIFILQLTFCGHNVIEHFFCDFIPMVNLACSDAEEVKLVSAILTSISTLPPFVLTIASYAYIITAILGIPSATERKKAFSTCSSHHIVVTIFYGSLTIVYLLQDSNELKDLNKTFSVFYTILTLLINPLIYSLRNKEVRAALRRAACKWAKFIDLLLSKNSSSY, via the coding sequence ATGCAGAAAACGGAGATGAGAAATGAAACAATAATCACTGaattccttcttcttggcttcGGAGACATACAGCAGCTACATATTTTTCTCTTTATAGTATTTCTGGTAATCTACATCATGACTATGGCTGCAAATCTTCTCATGGTTGTACTGGTTGTGACTGATCGGCACCTACATACCCCAATGTATTTCTTCCTTGGGAATCTGTCTTGCTTAGAGACTTGCTACAGTTCAACTATCCTCCCCAGAATATTAGCTGGTTTATTAGAGGAAAAGCAAACAGTTTCTGTTAATGGCTGTATAGTTCAATTGTGGGCATTTGTTTTCTTGGCTGTAACCGAATGCTATCTCCTAGCAGCAATGTCTTATGATCGTTATGTAGCAATATGTAAACCCCTGCATTACTCCATACTTATGAATTTCAAGATTTGTTTCCAGCTCATAGCTGGATCTTGGATTGGCAGTTTTGTGATAGACACCATATTGTTGATATTTATATTGCAATTAACCTTCTGTGGCCATAATGTCATTGAGCATTTCTTTTGTGATTTCATTCCTATGGTGAACCTGGCCTGTAGTGATGCAGAGGAAGTCAAGCTTGTTTCAGCTATTCTGACCTCAATctctaccctgccaccatttgtTTTAACCATAGCATCCTATGCGTACATCATTACTGCCATACTTGGGATCCCATCCGCCACAGAGAGGAAGAAAGCTTTCTCTACTTGCTCATCCCATCACATTGTTGTGACTATTTTCTATGGTAGCCTCACCATTGTTTATCTTTTGCAAGACAGCAATGAACTCAAAGATCTGAATAAAACCTTCTCAGTCTTCTACACCATCCTGACACTTTTGATCAATCCCCTCATATATAGTTTAAGGAACAAAGAAGTGAGAGCGGCTTTGAGGAGAGCAGCTTGCAAATgggcaaagtttattgatttgtTGCTTTCAAAGAACTCCTCCTCCTATTGA
- the LOC132779608 gene encoding olfactory receptor 6F1-like: protein MEVGNETMIPEFILLGFGDFKELQILLFVLFLTLYIMTVAGNLLIVVLVVTDHHLHTPMYFFLGNLSSLEICYSSTIIPRMLARFVTGNQQVSLHVCIMQLWCFCFFAATECYLLAAMSYDRYLAICRPLHYSTLMNPKVSFQLIAGSWMCSFVVEMILFSFILQLSFCGSRAIEHFFCDFIPVINQACSNTHLVKLVLVVLASITTLPLFILTTISYGYIIMVILRIPSIREQKKAFSTCSSHLIVVTTFYGTLIIVYILPDSDRLKKLNKVFSVFYTILTPLVNPLIYSLRNKEVKEALRRIARKCTQCMQVHQILVFKLHNGTKFPCKNKKTSLC, encoded by the coding sequence ATGGAGGTGGGAAATGAAACCATGATTCCAGAATTTATTCTTCTTGGCTTTGGAGATTTCAAAGAATTACAGATTCTTCTCTTTGTGCTGTTTCTAACACTCTACATAATGACTGTTGCTGGAAATCTTCTCATCGTAGTGTTAGTAGTGACTGATCACCATCTCCATACCCCCATGTATTTCTTCCTTGGGAATCTGTCCTCCTTGGAGATCTGCTACAGTTCTACCATTATTCCCAGAATGTTGGCCAGATTTGTAACAGGTAACCAGCAGGTGTCTCTGCATGTTTGCATTATGCAGttgtggtgtttttgtttttttgcagcaACAGAATgttaccttcttgcagcaatGTCTTATGATCGCTATTTAGCAATATGTAGACCACTGCATTACTCTACTCTTATGAATCCAAAGGTTTCTTTCCAACTTATTGCGGGCTCTTGGATGTGTAGTTTTGTGGTAGAAATGATATTGTTTAGTTTTATACTCCAGTTAAGCTTCTGTGGTTCCAGGGCTATTGAGCACTTCTTTTGTGATTTCATCCCAGTAATAAATCAGGCCTGCAGTAATACACATCTAGTGAAACTTGTATTAGTTGTTTTGGCATCCATCACCACTCTGCCACTGTTCATTTTAACCACAATATCATATGGGTATATCATTATGGTTATACTTAGAATCCCATCCATCAGAGAGCAGAAAAAGGCCTTCTCAACTTGCTCTTCCCATCTTATTGTGGTGACAACATTCTATGGAACACTAATCATTGTATACATTCTGCCAGACTCTGATAGACTGAAAAAATTGAACAAGGTATTCTCTGTCTTTTATACTATCTTGACACCTCTAGTAAATCCCCTCATATATAGCTTGAGGAATAAAGAGGTGAAGGAAGCTCTGAGGAGAATAGCCAGGAAATGTACCCAATGTATGCAAGTTCATCAGATTCTTGTCTTCAAACTACACAATGGAACTAAGTTTCCCTGTAAAAACAAGAAGACCTCACTATGCTGA